From the genome of Gracilibacillus salitolerans, one region includes:
- a CDS encoding ABC transporter permease: MEATKKVKDLKISKNELWTSIRKDWQLYSLILLPVLYLIIFKYGPMFGNIIAFRRFIPGGSIVGEEWVGLQYFQMFLNDPTFYKVFANTFILAFLLLVITFPAPIIFALLLNELKNQFFKRFVQTASYLPHFFSVVVVAGMVFEVLALNGPVNSLLASLNFEKISFMQLPEWFRTIFVGVDLWQTLGWGAILYLAALTGINEELYEAARIDGANRWKQTIHITIPGILPTIVVLLILNIGNFLQIGFEKVLLLYNPLTYETADVIATYVYRVGLQSGSFSYGTAIGLFESIIGLLLVLGANYLSKRITDNSLW, encoded by the coding sequence ATGGAAGCAACTAAAAAGGTAAAAGATCTTAAAATATCAAAGAATGAACTATGGACAAGTATAAGAAAAGATTGGCAGTTGTATTCACTGATTTTATTACCCGTTCTATATTTAATTATTTTTAAGTATGGTCCGATGTTTGGTAATATTATCGCTTTTAGAAGGTTTATTCCTGGTGGAAGTATTGTTGGGGAAGAATGGGTAGGATTACAGTATTTCCAAATGTTTCTGAATGATCCAACCTTTTATAAAGTTTTTGCTAATACGTTTATTTTAGCTTTTTTACTACTCGTAATTACTTTTCCGGCACCTATAATTTTTGCCTTGCTATTAAATGAACTGAAAAATCAATTTTTTAAGAGATTTGTACAGACGGCATCTTATCTGCCACATTTTTTCTCAGTAGTTGTGGTAGCAGGTATGGTATTTGAAGTATTAGCTCTTAACGGTCCTGTTAACAGTTTGTTAGCAAGTTTGAACTTTGAAAAAATTAGTTTCATGCAACTACCAGAGTGGTTTAGAACGATATTTGTAGGTGTTGACTTATGGCAAACGTTAGGTTGGGGTGCTATCCTTTATCTTGCAGCTCTAACAGGTATTAATGAAGAACTGTATGAAGCAGCAAGAATTGATGGAGCTAATAGATGGAAACAAACAATCCATATTACTATTCCGGGAATTTTACCTACTATCGTAGTATTATTGATTTTAAACATTGGTAACTTCTTGCAAATTGGCTTTGAGAAAGTTTTATTGCTTTACAACCCGTTAACATATGAAACAGCCGACGTAATTGCTACTTACGTATACCGGGTCGGTCTTCAATCAGGTAGTTTCAGTTACGGTACAGCAATTGGCCTATTTGAATCTATCATTGGATTACTATTAGTGTTAGGTGCAAATTATCTTTCTAAAAGAATTACGGATAACAGCTTGTGGTAG
- a CDS encoding LacI family DNA-binding transcriptional regulator, producing the protein MRVTAKMIADELGLSIATVDRVLNNRKGVSEKTINKVKSKAQELGYQPNRAAKFLATQKVINIAFILPVFPNYFWDDLDHEIKEGATLYSDFGLRVDVHRVHTVPENQQVEYLQEIVDSKKYEGIVIAAHDTKPLEKIIDQATKENIAVFTINTDVPNSQRIAYVGSDYYDAGFLAGELICLFSSSAQNIIFIREKENTFQMQNKENGFTDYFKKKDLNIQLQKIKYDTSAYIEAEKVEKLLKDHKEMLMNADAIYVAGGLLDKIIPNIEEWENKPVIIGHDINETIYRAFQKDLITASICQDPIAQANFSLKKIMNYFLDDNISHISSYIVKPEIVTKANTKYYINNENNLINKQEND; encoded by the coding sequence ATGCGAGTAACAGCAAAAATGATAGCAGATGAGTTAGGTTTATCTATTGCTACAGTCGATCGAGTATTAAATAATAGAAAAGGAGTAAGTGAAAAAACAATAAACAAAGTAAAATCTAAAGCTCAGGAGTTAGGTTATCAACCGAATAGAGCTGCAAAGTTTTTGGCAACGCAAAAGGTAATTAATATAGCTTTTATACTCCCAGTATTTCCAAATTATTTTTGGGATGATTTAGATCATGAAATCAAAGAAGGAGCAACACTATATTCTGATTTTGGTTTAAGGGTGGATGTCCATCGAGTACATACGGTGCCTGAAAATCAGCAAGTAGAATATTTGCAGGAAATTGTAGATTCGAAAAAATATGAAGGAATCGTAATAGCGGCACATGATACGAAACCACTTGAAAAAATTATTGATCAAGCAACTAAGGAAAATATAGCAGTGTTTACCATAAATACAGACGTACCAAATAGTCAACGTATAGCGTATGTGGGTAGTGACTATTATGATGCGGGTTTTCTAGCTGGAGAGCTAATCTGCCTATTTAGTAGTAGTGCACAAAATATTATATTTATAAGAGAAAAAGAAAACACCTTCCAAATGCAAAATAAAGAAAATGGATTTACAGATTATTTCAAGAAAAAGGACTTAAATATTCAATTACAAAAGATTAAATATGATACATCTGCTTATATCGAAGCGGAAAAAGTAGAAAAATTGCTAAAAGATCATAAAGAAATGCTGATGAATGCTGATGCTATCTACGTAGCTGGTGGTTTATTAGATAAAATCATCCCCAATATAGAGGAATGGGAAAATAAGCCTGTCATCATAGGCCATGATATTAACGAAACAATTTATCGTGCATTTCAAAAGGATCTTATCACTGCTTCAATCTGTCAAGATCCTATAGCACAAGCTAACTTTTCGTTAAAAAAGATAATGAACTACTTTTTAGATGATAATATTAGCCATATCAGTTCATATATTGTAAAACCTGAAATCGTAACGAAGGCTAATACAAAATACTATATAAATAACGAAAATAATTTAATTAATAAACAGGAAAATGATTGA
- a CDS encoding Gfo/Idh/MocA family protein, which produces MTTKHQIIVVGCGGMANVWLDYVEQRDNAEIIGLVDLNKELAQKKADQRSLQVPIFTDLATAITETGANLVFDVTIPAAHKQIVTTALEAGCNVFGEKPMAESLDDALEVTKIAERTGKTYGVMQNRRYLKEIRSLRHFIENNTLGNVHTLNVDFYLGPHFGGFREQMEHPLIVDMAIHTFDQARYISNSNAISVYCHEYNPSGSWYNGNASAICIFEMEDGSVFTFRGSWAAEGLRTSWNGDWRIIGTKGTAKWDGFDHLTTETVKNPDNTSFFKETEKSTISNFWTGGEEHTGCLDEMFAALEENREAETDCHDNIHSMKMVFAAVESARKGEKVYL; this is translated from the coding sequence ATGACAACAAAACATCAAATTATTGTGGTTGGTTGTGGAGGTATGGCAAATGTCTGGTTGGATTATGTAGAACAACGTGATAACGCTGAAATTATCGGGTTAGTTGACCTTAATAAGGAATTAGCTCAGAAAAAGGCAGATCAACGTAGCTTACAAGTACCTATATTCACCGATTTAGCAACAGCGATTACAGAAACAGGAGCTAATCTAGTCTTTGATGTCACCATTCCGGCTGCACATAAACAAATTGTGACGACAGCACTTGAAGCTGGCTGCAATGTATTCGGTGAGAAGCCGATGGCGGAATCTTTAGACGATGCACTAGAGGTGACAAAGATTGCAGAACGAACAGGCAAAACATATGGTGTTATGCAAAATCGCCGTTATTTAAAAGAAATTCGATCGCTTCGCCATTTCATTGAAAACAATACCTTAGGAAACGTCCATACACTCAATGTAGACTTTTATTTAGGACCTCATTTTGGCGGCTTTCGGGAGCAAATGGAACATCCGTTAATTGTAGATATGGCCATACATACATTTGATCAGGCGAGATATATTTCGAATAGTAACGCAATCTCCGTTTATTGTCATGAATACAATCCATCAGGTTCATGGTATAACGGCAATGCCTCTGCTATTTGTATTTTTGAAATGGAAGATGGCTCTGTTTTTACATTCCGGGGTTCATGGGCAGCAGAAGGGTTACGAACGTCTTGGAACGGTGATTGGCGTATTATCGGGACAAAAGGTACGGCAAAATGGGACGGTTTTGATCATCTCACGACCGAAACAGTAAAGAATCCAGACAATACATCCTTCTTCAAAGAAACGGAAAAAAGCACCATTTCAAACTTTTGGACCGGAGGAGAAGAACATACTGGCTGCTTGGACGAGATGTTTGCAGCTTTGGAAGAAAATCGAGAAGCAGAAACGGATTGTCATGATAACATTCATAGTATGAAAATGGTTTTTGCAGCTGTTGAAAGTGCAAGAAAAGGTGAGAAAGTTTATTTGTAA
- a CDS encoding carbohydrate ABC transporter permease: MKNKERTHKYTMMFIGAIVSLLWIYPFYLVFVNSIKTKADIFESTLGLPGTPTFENYPTAFAELDFLLTFFNSVLVTGGSILIIVLFTSMAGYALSRKPGKTSTAIYFLFAICMLIPFQSIMIPLISLFGAVDLLNRTGLAIMYLGLGSSLAVFLYVGAMKGIPKALDEAAIIDGCNRFQVYWYIMLPMLKSTTVTVIVLNAIWFWNDYLLPSLVINKEGMYTIPLKTFYFFGEYSTQWHLALAALVIAMIPIIVLYMFLQRYIIDGISEGAVK, from the coding sequence ATGAAAAACAAAGAACGTACACATAAGTATACGATGATGTTTATAGGTGCAATTGTCTCTTTATTATGGATATATCCTTTTTATCTAGTATTTGTTAATTCGATTAAAACAAAAGCGGATATTTTTGAAAGTACTTTAGGACTACCAGGAACACCAACTTTCGAAAATTATCCAACAGCTTTTGCAGAATTAGATTTTCTATTAACGTTTTTTAATTCCGTTCTAGTAACTGGCGGAAGTATCTTGATCATTGTCCTTTTTACATCGATGGCAGGATATGCATTGTCTCGTAAACCTGGTAAAACGAGTACAGCAATTTACTTTTTATTTGCTATTTGTATGCTGATTCCTTTTCAGTCTATCATGATTCCTTTGATTTCTCTATTTGGAGCAGTAGATTTATTGAATCGTACTGGTTTAGCAATTATGTATCTAGGATTAGGATCTAGTCTAGCGGTTTTCTTATACGTTGGTGCAATGAAAGGGATACCTAAAGCTTTAGATGAAGCTGCGATTATTGATGGTTGTAATAGGTTTCAAGTGTATTGGTACATTATGTTGCCAATGCTAAAGTCAACGACTGTAACCGTTATTGTTCTGAATGCTATCTGGTTTTGGAATGATTACTTACTCCCATCCCTTGTAATAAACAAAGAGGGAATGTACACCATTCCATTGAAAACCTTTTACTTTTTTGGTGAGTATTCCACACAATGGCATCTAGCCTTAGCAGCTTTAGTTATTGCTATGATACCCATTATTGTTTTATATATGTTCTTACAAAGGTATATTATTGATGGTATTTCTGAAGGTGCAGTTAAATAA
- a CDS encoding carbohydrate ABC transporter permease produces MNFKNRTYWLFLLPTLLALLLVLIIPFFQGVYYSFTEYDGFQVTSFVGFDNYIKLFSDEQFIYSLGFTAAFSAASVIGINVLGLSFALLVTQKLGKVSTLFRTIYFMPNLIGGIILGFIWQFVFLKAFTGIADVTGMEFFRGWLSDTETGFWGLVILFVWQMSGYIMVIYISFLNNVPKELLEAATIDGANKWQSFWKVKFPLIIPAFTVSLFLTLSNAFKVYDQNMALTNGGPFGSTEMATMNIYDTAFKVQDMGYAQSKAIIFLIIITLISVIQLYITRKKETEL; encoded by the coding sequence TTGAATTTTAAAAACCGAACATACTGGTTGTTCTTATTACCAACTCTGCTAGCCTTATTACTCGTTTTAATTATACCATTTTTTCAAGGTGTCTATTATTCTTTTACGGAATACGATGGCTTTCAAGTAACTTCATTTGTTGGTTTTGATAATTATATAAAACTTTTTTCAGATGAGCAGTTTATTTATAGCTTGGGATTTACTGCAGCTTTTTCAGCTGCCTCTGTAATCGGAATTAATGTACTGGGTTTATCTTTTGCTTTATTAGTTACACAAAAATTAGGGAAAGTTAGTACATTATTTCGTACGATATATTTTATGCCAAACTTGATTGGTGGTATTATTTTAGGTTTTATCTGGCAATTCGTCTTTTTAAAAGCTTTTACGGGAATTGCAGATGTAACTGGTATGGAGTTTTTTAGAGGTTGGCTTTCTGACACAGAAACTGGTTTTTGGGGTTTGGTAATCCTTTTTGTATGGCAAATGAGTGGTTATATCATGGTTATTTATATATCCTTTTTAAATAATGTTCCAAAAGAACTGTTAGAAGCAGCAACGATAGATGGAGCAAATAAATGGCAAAGTTTTTGGAAGGTTAAATTTCCACTTATTATTCCTGCATTTACTGTAAGTTTATTCCTAACTTTATCGAATGCTTTTAAAGTATATGACCAAAATATGGCATTAACAAATGGCGGACCTTTTGGTTCAACAGAAATGGCTACTATGAATATTTATGATACGGCTTTTAAAGTGCAAGATATGGGATATGCTCAATCAAAAGCGATTATTTTCTTAATTATCATCACTTTAATATCTGTTATCCAACTTTATATCACTCGTAAAAAGGAGACAGAACTATGA
- the yicI gene encoding alpha-xylosidase, which produces MKFTDGNWLVREGYEIHFPRLIHEVEEIDGSVTLYAPCKYLNHRGDTLDGPLLTIKISSPVDEVIRVETWHFKGGKAKYPNFEVFNQANAIQLEDEEEHVTFTSGTLKLKISKQNFALSFENDNGSLTNADGKGLAWINGPADKTYMRGQLRLGVGEHLYGLGERFTPFVKNGQSVEIWNKDGGTSSEQSYKNIPFYLSSKGYGIFVNHPEEVSFELGSETVSRSQFSVEGEYLDYYFINGPTPKEVVSRYTELTGKPALPPAWSFGLWLSTSFTTDYNEETVNHFVDGMAERGIPLSVFHFDCFWMKEFEWSNFIWDRRNFPDPEGMLKRLKDKGLKICVWINPYIAQKSVLFDEGMEKGYLLKKPNGDVWQWDLWQAGMGIVDFTNPDACRWFQDKLKVLLDMGVDSFKTDFGERIPTDVIYHDGSDPQKMHNYYAYLYNQVVFDLLKEEKGEEEAVVFARSATTGGQQFPVHWGGDCDSTYDAMAESLRGGLSLTSSGFGYWSHDIGGFENTATPDVFKRWTAFGLLSSHSRFHGSSSYRVPWNFDQEAVDVARHFTKLKNSLMPYLYGQAVENSQTGVPVMRSMLLEFPEDPLCETLDRQYMLGESILVAPIFNEEGIGSFYLPKGRWTHLLSGEVIEGGTWIKEPYDYFSLPLFVRPNTILPIGTSEENPVYDYTDGVTFKIYHLSNNQKTERTLVDAKGKKIGSVIAERMANKINVQTTGLDKAYHIEIVGNKKVSVNAGNNNVTIEL; this is translated from the coding sequence ATGAAGTTTACAGACGGTAATTGGCTAGTAAGAGAGGGTTATGAAATACATTTTCCAAGATTAATTCACGAGGTGGAAGAGATAGATGGTTCAGTGACCTTATATGCACCATGTAAATATCTCAATCATCGCGGGGACACCTTAGATGGTCCACTGTTAACGATTAAAATTTCATCACCCGTTGATGAAGTGATTCGTGTTGAAACATGGCACTTTAAAGGTGGAAAGGCAAAATATCCAAATTTTGAAGTTTTTAATCAGGCAAACGCGATCCAGTTGGAAGACGAAGAGGAACATGTGACGTTCACAAGTGGCACGTTAAAACTGAAAATTTCGAAACAAAATTTCGCATTATCATTTGAAAATGACAACGGCAGTTTAACGAATGCTGATGGAAAAGGACTTGCATGGATTAACGGCCCGGCCGATAAAACGTATATGCGTGGTCAATTGCGTCTGGGTGTTGGTGAACACCTATATGGACTGGGCGAACGCTTTACACCATTCGTAAAAAACGGTCAATCAGTTGAGATTTGGAATAAAGATGGCGGCACAAGCTCGGAACAATCCTATAAAAACATTCCGTTTTACTTAAGCAGTAAAGGCTATGGTATTTTTGTCAACCATCCAGAGGAAGTGAGTTTTGAGTTAGGATCTGAAACTGTATCACGTTCACAGTTCAGTGTTGAAGGGGAGTACCTAGATTACTATTTTATTAACGGACCTACTCCAAAAGAAGTGGTCAGCCGTTATACAGAGTTAACTGGAAAACCTGCTTTACCTCCAGCATGGTCATTCGGACTCTGGTTATCGACTTCTTTTACTACGGATTATAATGAAGAAACCGTTAATCATTTTGTTGATGGCATGGCAGAGCGAGGTATTCCACTCAGTGTCTTCCATTTCGATTGTTTCTGGATGAAAGAATTCGAATGGAGTAATTTTATTTGGGATCGCCGTAACTTTCCGGATCCAGAAGGGATGTTAAAACGACTGAAAGACAAAGGACTTAAAATCTGCGTTTGGATTAACCCATATATCGCACAGAAATCTGTTCTTTTTGATGAGGGAATGGAAAAAGGTTATCTGTTGAAAAAGCCAAATGGAGATGTATGGCAATGGGATTTATGGCAAGCAGGTATGGGAATTGTAGATTTTACCAATCCAGATGCGTGCAGATGGTTCCAAGACAAACTAAAAGTCTTACTTGATATGGGGGTTGATTCGTTTAAAACAGATTTTGGTGAGCGTATCCCGACAGACGTAATCTATCACGATGGATCGGACCCGCAGAAAATGCACAATTACTATGCTTATCTGTACAATCAAGTGGTGTTTGACCTACTGAAAGAAGAAAAAGGAGAAGAGGAAGCGGTCGTCTTTGCTCGCTCGGCGACAACTGGCGGACAACAATTCCCAGTACACTGGGGTGGTGATTGTGATTCCACATATGATGCGATGGCGGAAAGCTTAAGAGGTGGATTGTCATTAACTTCGTCAGGATTTGGCTACTGGAGTCATGATATCGGTGGCTTTGAAAATACGGCAACACCAGATGTTTTCAAACGTTGGACGGCATTTGGTTTACTTTCAAGCCACAGTCGTTTTCATGGCAGTTCATCCTATCGTGTACCATGGAACTTTGATCAAGAAGCAGTCGATGTCGCACGTCACTTTACCAAGTTGAAAAATAGCTTAATGCCTTATCTGTATGGACAAGCAGTAGAAAACAGCCAAACAGGAGTCCCTGTCATGCGATCGATGCTATTAGAATTTCCTGAAGATCCACTATGTGAAACATTAGATCGCCAATATATGCTTGGAGAATCCATACTTGTAGCACCAATTTTCAATGAAGAGGGGATCGGTTCTTTCTATTTACCAAAAGGCAGATGGACACACCTTCTATCGGGAGAAGTCATAGAAGGCGGTACATGGATAAAAGAACCTTACGATTACTTTAGTTTGCCGCTTTTCGTACGACCAAATACGATCTTGCCGATAGGAACGAGTGAAGAAAACCCGGTCTATGATTATACGGATGGTGTCACTTTTAAAATCTATCATCTATCAAACAACCAAAAAACAGAACGAACTCTTGTTGATGCAAAAGGTAAGAAGATAGGTTCAGTCATAGCAGAACGAATGGCTAATAAGATTAACGTGCAGACAACAGGTTTGGACAAAGCCTACCATATAGAAATTGTAGGTAACAAGAAAGTATCCGTAAATGCCGGCAATAATAATGTAACTATTGAATTATAA
- a CDS encoding beta-galactosidase, giving the protein MIHERLPKIWYGGDYNPEQWDEETVAEDVRMFKLAGIDVATVNVFSWALNQPDENTYDFDWLDETIDRLYQNGVYVCLATSTAAHPAWMAKRYPDVRRVDFEGRKRQFGGRHNSCPNSPTYLKYAERIAAKLAERYKNHPAVLVWHVSNEYGGYCYCENCQKAFRVWLKEKYGTLEEVNKSWNTRFWGHTFYEWDEIVAPNGLSEEWQGGQNTNFQGISLDYRRFQSDSLLEAFKLERDALKEHTPNLPVTTNLMGLYPELDYFKWGKEMDVVSWDNYPSIDTPVSMTAMTHDLMRGLRSGQPFMLMEQTPSQQNWQPYNALKRPGVMRLWSYQAVAHGADTVMFFQLRRSRGATEKYHGAVIEHVGHEHTRVFRESATLGQELIQLEDKIIDSRVKARVAIVFDWENRWAIQLSSGPSISLDYVKEVHKYYDAFYQRNIPVDMISVEEDLSDYDIVIAPVLYMVKEGHADRLKQFVAKGGTFVTTFFSGIVNENDLVTLGGYPGELRDLVGIWAEEIDALEPSNYNEIVMKDKVGSLSGEYKCNILFDLIHAEDAEVLATYGSDFYKGMPVLTKNQYGEGQAYYIASSPDQVFVQDFVDTITTEKDIKGELDSARGVEVIARNKADEKILFVLNHNNEPASFHTGEETYTNLLTGEEYTGETEIKAKDTLILSL; this is encoded by the coding sequence ATGATTCATGAAAGATTACCAAAAATATGGTATGGAGGAGACTATAATCCAGAACAATGGGACGAGGAAACCGTTGCAGAAGATGTGAGAATGTTTAAGCTTGCTGGTATTGATGTGGCTACCGTGAATGTTTTCTCGTGGGCACTCAATCAGCCGGATGAGAATACATATGATTTTGACTGGCTGGATGAAACCATTGATCGTTTATATCAAAACGGTGTGTATGTTTGTCTTGCAACAAGTACAGCTGCACACCCTGCGTGGATGGCGAAGCGTTATCCAGATGTACGTCGAGTAGACTTTGAAGGTCGAAAAAGACAGTTTGGTGGAAGACACAACTCCTGCCCAAATAGCCCGACATATCTCAAGTATGCAGAACGAATCGCTGCTAAACTAGCAGAACGCTACAAAAATCACCCCGCAGTGTTAGTATGGCATGTTTCCAATGAATATGGTGGTTATTGTTATTGTGAAAACTGTCAAAAAGCATTCCGGGTGTGGTTGAAAGAAAAATATGGCACGCTGGAAGAAGTAAATAAATCATGGAATACGCGTTTTTGGGGTCACACTTTTTATGAGTGGGACGAGATCGTTGCACCAAATGGTTTAAGCGAAGAATGGCAAGGCGGACAAAACACTAATTTTCAGGGTATTTCACTGGATTATCGCCGGTTCCAGTCTGACAGTTTGCTAGAAGCGTTTAAGCTGGAACGAGATGCATTAAAGGAACATACACCAAACCTTCCAGTGACAACGAATCTAATGGGACTATACCCAGAGCTTGATTATTTCAAATGGGGAAAAGAGATGGATGTCGTTTCATGGGATAACTATCCATCGATTGATACACCGGTAAGTATGACAGCGATGACACATGATTTAATGAGAGGACTTCGTAGCGGTCAGCCTTTTATGTTAATGGAACAGACGCCAAGTCAGCAAAATTGGCAGCCGTACAATGCATTAAAACGTCCGGGGGTCATGCGTTTATGGAGTTATCAAGCGGTAGCGCATGGTGCCGATACGGTGATGTTTTTCCAACTAAGACGATCACGAGGTGCCACAGAAAAATATCATGGGGCTGTTATTGAACATGTTGGTCATGAACATACTCGTGTATTTCGTGAGTCTGCAACATTGGGTCAGGAATTAATTCAATTAGAGGATAAAATTATCGATAGCCGGGTTAAAGCCCGTGTGGCGATTGTATTTGATTGGGAAAATCGTTGGGCGATTCAATTATCGAGTGGACCTTCTATTTCACTTGATTATGTAAAGGAGGTGCATAAATATTATGATGCCTTCTATCAACGTAATATTCCGGTAGATATGATAAGTGTGGAAGAGGATTTAAGTGATTATGATATTGTGATTGCACCGGTGTTATACATGGTAAAAGAAGGACATGCTGACCGCTTGAAGCAGTTTGTTGCAAAAGGCGGTACCTTTGTCACTACCTTTTTCAGTGGCATCGTTAATGAGAACGATCTTGTCACATTAGGAGGTTATCCAGGTGAATTAAGAGATTTAGTTGGTATATGGGCAGAAGAAATAGACGCATTAGAACCCTCTAACTATAACGAGATTGTGATGAAGGACAAAGTCGGATCACTATCTGGCGAGTACAAATGCAACATTTTATTTGATTTGATTCATGCTGAAGATGCAGAAGTTCTGGCAACATATGGTTCAGATTTTTATAAAGGCATGCCTGTATTAACGAAAAATCAATATGGAGAAGGTCAGGCGTACTACATTGCTTCCAGTCCTGATCAAGTATTTGTACAAGATTTTGTTGATACCATTACTACGGAGAAAGATATAAAAGGTGAATTAGATTCTGCACGTGGTGTTGAAGTTATTGCCCGAAACAAAGCTGACGAAAAGATTTTATTTGTATTGAATCATAATAATGAACCAGCAAGCTTTCATACAGGTGAGGAGACTTATACAAATTTGTTAACTGGTGAAGAATATACAGGTGAAACAGAAATAAAAGCAAAAGATACATTAATTTTGAGTCTGTAA
- a CDS encoding ABC transporter substrate-binding protein, with protein MKLKLVFISLIMLASMSLIVACSSNESGDNEGSSGQGDEVVVDLFNIKVETTDQLNNLIDIYESENENVKINVTTVGGGQDAPSALQAKFSSGEAPSIFLLGGLSDVEKYSEYLLDVSDMESAKTAIDGTLEGGSMDGTPYGIPLNIEGYGWMINKDIFERAGVDSSTIDSYGKFVEAVETIDSQKEELGIDSVFAFSAKEDWVVSQFSSHFTAPEFGNDVKTAFESNELNFEYGDRMKEYTDLFNQYNYQPILSLDYSTSVEELFANDRVAIIHQGNWIVPTLNSMDESFAQEKLGILPLFVSSDTEGEIVAGPSWYWGINKEHDEAVVEESKKFIDWMYTSDKGKELIVEDFKYIPSHEGYDTDSISDPVSAEVYEYLLDGNGKIWANNQYPDGFFSEALHPEFQKYLGEQQSWEEFEEAASNAFTEMR; from the coding sequence ATGAAACTCAAATTAGTTTTTATTTCGTTAATTATGTTAGCTTCTATGAGTTTAATTGTAGCGTGTAGTTCAAATGAAAGCGGTGACAACGAAGGGTCATCAGGTCAAGGAGATGAAGTAGTAGTTGATTTATTTAATATAAAAGTTGAAACAACGGATCAACTAAATAACTTGATCGATATTTACGAAAGTGAAAATGAAAATGTAAAGATTAATGTAACAACAGTTGGTGGTGGACAAGATGCACCTTCTGCATTACAAGCTAAGTTCTCTTCTGGTGAAGCACCATCGATCTTTTTATTAGGCGGTCTGTCAGATGTCGAAAAATATAGCGAATATTTATTAGATGTATCAGATATGGAAAGTGCTAAAACAGCAATAGATGGAACATTGGAAGGTGGATCAATGGATGGTACACCATACGGAATCCCTTTAAATATCGAAGGATACGGTTGGATGATTAACAAAGATATTTTTGAGAGAGCTGGCGTGGATTCTTCAACGATTGATAGTTATGGAAAATTTGTGGAAGCAGTAGAAACAATTGATTCACAAAAAGAAGAATTAGGTATTGATTCAGTTTTTGCGTTTAGTGCTAAAGAGGACTGGGTAGTAAGTCAATTTTCCAGTCATTTTACTGCTCCAGAGTTTGGCAATGATGTAAAGACGGCCTTCGAATCGAATGAACTTAATTTTGAGTATGGCGACCGTATGAAAGAATATACTGATTTATTTAATCAATATAATTATCAACCAATTTTATCATTAGACTATAGTACTTCTGTAGAAGAATTATTTGCAAATGATAGAGTTGCAATTATTCACCAAGGTAACTGGATTGTTCCAACATTAAATAGTATGGACGAAAGTTTCGCACAAGAAAAACTAGGAATTCTACCTCTATTTGTTTCTTCAGATACCGAAGGGGAAATTGTTGCAGGTCCTTCATGGTATTGGGGTATTAACAAAGAGCACGATGAAGCAGTAGTAGAAGAATCTAAGAAATTTATTGATTGGATGTATACTTCTGACAAAGGAAAAGAATTAATTGTAGAAGATTTTAAATACATTCCTTCTCATGAAGGCTATGATACAGATTCCATTTCAGATCCAGTTTCTGCAGAAGTATATGAATATTTATTAGATGGAAACGGGAAAATTTGGGCGAATAACCAGTATCCTGATGGCTTTTTCTCTGAGGCGTTACATCCAGAGTTTCAAAAATATTTAGGTGAACAACAAAGCTGGGAAGAATTTGAAGAAGCAGCTAGCAATGCATTTACAGAAATGCGTTAA